Proteins from a single region of Primulina tabacum isolate GXHZ01 chromosome 5, ASM2559414v2, whole genome shotgun sequence:
- the LOC142545056 gene encoding uncharacterized protein LOC142545056: MAVTHADLAPTRNNSDLGSKTGAFLMVLSILLGLFCFILCIVAETTRSEAKWTAANDDHIKGNKSQCVYLSSGKTPLLSATVAVLVLVVAMVLQHTYLLVAVSKSDPLLEITWDFHSDFAKTSTLQAGFFFTTTWISFAVAEILLLIGLSVESGHLKNWEAPRPNCVIIQHGLFTSAGVFGLLTVFLASGLYVTALRAERWYQDQENNRRQVLESSVFYETPPTSPRPGGINISTVANENPMPRQHQNSLTLYQYLRIFEKQSNLV, translated from the exons ATGGCAGTTACACATGCTGATCTTGCTCCAACCCGGAATAATAGCGATCTTGGCAGCAAGACTGGTGCATTCCTTATGGTTTTGTCAATATTATTAGGCTTGTTCTGCTTCATTCTGTGTATTGTTGCGGAGACCACACGTTCCGAG GCGAAATGGACAGCTGCAAATGATGATCATATAAAAGGAAACAAATCTCAATGTGTTTACCTAAGCAGTGGGAAAACGCCTCTTTTATCAGCAACTGTCGCAGTTCTTGTCCTTGTAGTGGCCATGGTATTGCAGCACACATACCTACTAGTCGCAGTTAGTAAATCAGACCCACTACTTGAAATCACTTGGGATTTTCATTCTGATTTCGCCAAGACTTCCACATTGCAGGCTGGATTTTTCTTTACCACAACATG GATCTCATTTGCTGTAGCAGAAATTTTACTACTGATTGGGCTAAGCGTCGAGTCCGGTCACCTCAAAAACTGGGAAGCTCCACGGCCTAATTGTGTAATCATTCAGCATGGTTTGTTCACTTCTGCTGGAGTATTTGGCCTACTGACAGTCTTTCTGGCCAGTGGCCTATACGTTACTGCATTAAGGGCAGAAAGGTGGTATCAAGATCAAGAAAACAATCGTCGTCAGGTTTTGGAATCCTCAGTCTTTTACGAAACTCCACCAACATCACCTCGTCCTGGAGGAATCAACATTTCAACTGTTGCCAATGAGAATCCTATGCCAAGGCAACATCAAAATAGTCTTACGTTGTACCAGTACTTGAGGATATTTGAGAAGCAGTCAAATTTAGTTTGA